CTCGATGTTGCGACGACCGGCTTGCTGTTGCTCACCACCGATGGCGAGGCGGTGCACCGGCTCACTCATCCGCGCTACAGGATTCCGCGGCAGTACATCGCGCTGGTTCACGGTGCGACCACCGCGGAACTCACCGCGCGGTCTGCAACGCAGGTGAAGGTCGATGAACGTCCTGTCGTCCCGAGCCGGGTCAACGTGAAGCCGGGGCGTAACGGACGGAGCATTCTGGAAGTCACGCTTGAAGAGGGACGGAATCGCATCGTCCGGCGGTGGGTCGAAGCGATGGGCGCCAAGGTGGAACGGCTGGCGCGGGTGTCGTACGGTCCGGTGCGGCTCGATGATCTCGAGCCAGGGAAATGGCGCCCATTGACGCCAGCCGAGGAACGCGGCATCTACCACGCGATCGGCTTGAAATCCGGAGGCAGCGAGTGACGTTCCCGGTCCAGGATGTTGTCGCAGAGATCCGCAAACGCGTCGTCGGGCAGGATGTCATGGTCGAGCGCCTGCTGATCGGCCTGCTCACCGGCGGGCATATCCTCCTCGAAGGCGTGCCGGGGCTTGCCAAGACCCTCACGGTGCGCACGCTCGCCGACGTGCTGCACGCATCGTTCTCGCGGATCCAGTTCACCCCCGATCTTCTCCCCGCCGACGTGGTCGGGACGATGATCTTCGAGTCACAGCAGCAGCGGTTCACGGTGCGGCACGGACCGATCTTCGCGCAGATCGTTCTCGCGGATGAAGTCAATCGCGCGCCGGCCAAGGTGCAGTCGGCGCTTCTGGAAGCGATGCAGGAGCGGCAGGTCACCATCGGCGGGACGACGTACCAGCTTCCTTCGCCGTTCCTCGTCCTCGCGACCCAGAATCCGATCGAGAGCGAAGGAACGTATCCGCTGCCGGAAGCGCAGCTCGACCGCTTCCTCCTCAAGGTCAAGGTGAGTTATCCCGCCCGCACGGAAGAGCGCGAGGTGCTGCTGCGAATGAGTGGCGCCGACGATTCCATTCCTGTGAGGCGTCTCGCCGAACCGGCGCAGGTCCTTGCCGCGCGCGAACAGATCGCCGCGGTCCATCTCGACCAGCGCCTCGCCGATTACATCGTCGACCTGGTCCGCGGGACGCGCGAACCTGGAGCGATCGGTCTCGGTCCGCTCGATGCGATGATCGCGTACGGTGCGTCGCCGCGGGCGTCGATCGCACTGGCGCAGACGTCGCGTGCGCACGCCTTCCTCCGCGGCCGTGATTACGTGACACCGGAAGATGTCCAGGAACTGGCGCCGGATGTGATGCGCCACCGGATCGTGCTGACGTTCGACGCCGAGGCCGAGGGGCTCGATTCCGACGCGGTGGTGAAGCAGGTGCTCGGCGCGGTTCGGGTGCCGTGACGTGCCGAGTCGTCTCCCGCCGGCACTGCTGAAGCAGGTCCGCACCCTCGCACTGCGCGGGCGGCGGGCCACGGACACGCTGCTTGGCGGAGAGATCCGGTCGGTGTTCCGCGGCACCGGCATGGAGTTCACAGATATCCGGCCGTACACCGAGGGCGACGACCTTCGGCACCTCGACTGGAATCTCCTCGCCCGGACCGGGCACCCGTACATCAAGCTGTATACCGAAGCACGCGAACTCACGCTGCTGCTGATCGTCGATCACTCGCGATCGACTGCGATCGGCGATCCCGAACCGAAGTCGGCGCGGGCCATCGAGATCGCGGCGCTCCTCGCGCTGGTCGCGGCGCAGCAGCAGGATCGCGTCGGCCTCCTCGGATTTGCGGATACGATCGGTCCGGTGATTCCTCCGGGGCGCGGCCATCGGCACGTCTTCGGCGTGGTGCAGACGCTCTTCTCGCTCGAGGCGACCGGCAGGGGAACCGATCTCGCCGGTGCGCTCCGGAGCGCAGGGTCACTTCTCCGGCGTCGGGCGTTGATCGTGGTGATCTCCGATTTTCTGGCGAAGGATTGGGCGACACCGCTCAAGGGACTTGCTGCACGCCACGAAGTGACGGCGATCGCGCTCGAGGATCGGCGCGATACGGCACTTCCGACCGGCGGGTGGGTGAACCTTGCGGGAGCGGAGCAGGGCAGCAGCACTGTGCTCTTTGACAGCAGTGATCCCGTTGCCCGCCGCCGCGCGGAAGCCGCGGCCAAGCGCACCCGGTTGAACCGCGCCAACGCGTTTGCGTCGGCGGGGGTCCGTGAAGTCGTGGTGCGCACCGAAGGCGACTACATGAGCGCGCTGCGGAGCGCCTTCGGCAAGTCGGGCGGGCGGCGATGACGCAGCAGCAGGTGCCGACGGTGGGCGACACGATCACCATCGTCCGGCATATCGCCGCGCCACCCGGTGCGGTGGTGACCGCGCCGTCGCCGACGGACTCGACCGTGGCGACACTGGTGGCGCCGCCGGTGATCACGCGCGACGGCGATTCGGTCCGCATTGCGTATACCGTTGCCGTGTGGGCGTCGGGACACAACGACCTCGCCCTTCCCGGTGTCATCGTCGTCGATATGCGTGGCCACGTCGACACCCTCGCCGACACGCATGTGAGCGTCGACGTCGCGTCGGTGCTCCCGGCGGCGAAGACCGCCGCGAACATTGCGCCGCATCCGGGGCGGCCGTGGCTGGCGAGTGCGGAGCGTTCGTACCTGCCATTTGCCGTTCTCGTTCCCCTCGCCGTGCTGCTCTCCGCCGCGGGGCTCTGGTGGTGGCGCCGACCCGGTCCACCAGTTCCGGTCACGCCTCCGCCGATGGCGCCGCCGCTCACGCGGGGGCGGATCGACCTGTGGCTTGGTGCCGGCGAGCCGCGACTCGCGCTCGAGCATGTCGAGGCGATGACCCGTTCGCGCGCCGACTTCGCCGAATGGAGAGCGCGCGCCGATCAGCTGCGCTTTGCGCCGACCGCCGACGACCAGCTCGCCGCGCTCGTGATCGAAGGATGGTCCCGCATTTCCGAGGAGCCGGCGCCGTGATCTACTTCGCCCGGCCGTGGCTCCTCCCGCTGCTGCTCGCGCTGCCGGTCTGGTGGTGGCTGCGCCGCCGCCAACATCCCGTGGCCGCAACCGTCAGCGATACCAGGCCGTTCGACGCGGCAACCCGCGGACGGTGGAAGCTGCTGCTCCCGCCGACCCTTCGTTCGCTGGCGCTCATCGGCTTGATCCTCGCGGCGGCCGGGCCATATCGCGCCGGTGACCGCCTGGTCGTGTCGGCCAACGGAGTGGCGATCGTGATCGCGATCGACGTATCGAGCTCGATGCTGGCGGAGGACTTCGCGCCATCCAACCGGATCGAAGTGGCGAAGCAGCGTGCCATCGATTTCGTGCGGGGGCGTAACGCCGACCGGATCGGCCTCGTCGTTTTTGCCGGCGAAGCACTGACCCAGGTTCCGGTGACGCTCGACTATCCGGCGCTGATCGACGCGATCCGGAATGTCGAGATCGGCGCGCTCGACGACGGTACCGCGATCGGATCGGGGTTGGCGATCGCGGTGGCGCGCCTCCGCAAGGTCCCGGGCGCCAGCAAGGTGGTGCTCCTCCTCACTGACGGCGTCAACAATCGCGGTGTCATCGATCCGCGTACCGCTGCGGAAACCGCCGCGGCGTTCGGGATCAAGGTGTACACCGTCGGGATCGGGTCGGAAGGCGAGGCGCGGGTGCCGACGCAACGTGATGCGCAGGGGAACTACCGGTATGAGAACATGCCGGTCGAAATCGACGAAGACCTGCTGCGCGACATCGCGCAGCGCACCGGCGGCGAGTACTTCCGGGCCAAGGATTCGCAGGCGCTGACCAGCATCTTCCAGCAGGTCGACAAGCTCGCTCGCGCGCCGGTCGACGCGGTGCGGTACACCCGCCAGCAGGAACGGACGCTGCCATTTCTCGCCGGCACGCTGGCAGCGCTCCTCGCCGAACTGATCATCAGCGGCACGATGGTGATCCGGATCCCATGATCTTCGAGCGACCGATCCTCCTCTACGTGGTGCCGGTGATCATTGCGATCATCGCGCTGGCGGCGTTCAGGTCGCGCCGGGCGCGGGAGCGGGCCGCCGATGTCTGGTCTCGCGCGCTCGGTGTCCGTGCCCGAGCACTGGGCCGGTATTCGGTGTGGATCGTTTCGCTGGTCGCGCTCTGCATCGCAGTCGGGATCGCCGGTCCGCGATGGGGGTCGGCGACGACGAGCACCGAATCGCAGGCGCTCAACGTGGTCGTGGTGATGGACATCTCCCGGTCGATGCTGGCGCAGGATGTGGCGCCCAGCCGCCTCGGCCGGGCCGTGTCGCTCTCCCGGCGGCTGGTCCAGGATCTCGATGGCGATCGTTTTGCGCTCGTCGCGTTCGCGGGTCACCCGTACGTCCTGTCGCCGCTGACCCTCGACGCCAGTTCGATCACGCTGCAACTCGACGCGCTCGATCCCGAGATGGCCAGCGTCGGCGGATCGGGGCTCGGCCCGGCGCTCGAGCTCGCGCGGAAGGTGCTGACGGCGTCGCCACAAGGTGGCGACCGCGCCATCGTGGTCTTCACCGACGGGGAGACCTTTGATGGGCCGCATCCACTCGAGACGGCGGGGGCCGGCCTGCGCCGCGCGGGAATCACCCTCATCGCCGTGCCGGTCGGCGACATCCGCGGCGCACGCATCCCCGATCCCGACGGAAGCTGGCACCGCGACCAGATTGGACGGGAAGTGGTCACCGTCCGGCGCGACGACCTGCTGCAGGCGGCGGTGCAATCGGCCAACGGCGTGATGATCGCCGCCAACGCCCCGGACCCTGTCGGCGACGTGCGACGCGTTCTGGCGCACCTGCACCGGATCCGCACCAGCGATCGTTCCGCCGCCGATCTGGTGCCGCGCGCATGGATCTTCGCACTGGTTGCCGCACTCGTGCTCCTGGCGCATACGCTCACCCGGCGGAGTGCGGCACTGATCGGAATCATGCTGGCAATCGGTGTGGCGCGGGCCGGAGCGCAACGGCCGTCGACGGGAAGCCGACTCCTCCTGCGCGGGGACACGATGCGTGCGCGTCAGGCGTTCACAGCGGAGATCAAGCGCCGCCAGACCGATTCGGCGTGGTTCAACGCCGGCACCTCCGCGCTGATGGCCAGGGACCTGCCGACCGCGATCGCCGAACTGCAGCGGGCGACGATGAGCGTCGATCCCGCGTTGCGGCAACGGGCACTCTACAACCTAGGCACCGCCTACCTCCTCTCGGCGCGACGCGACTCGACGCAGCGCGATTCGCTCTTGAATGCGGCGTCGACTCAATTGCAGCAGGCACTCCTGCTGGCTCCCAACGACAGAAATGCGAAGTTCAATTTCGAACTGGCACGGCGGATGAAGCCGCCGCCGAAGCCGTCGTCGAGCAGCAAGGGGAAATCCGGCGGTACAGGGAACCGACCGCCACCTCCTCCACCGCCGAGTGGTGGCGGCCGCAGCGGAATGACGCCGGCCGAGGCCGATCAGGTCCTCAATGCGATGGAGCGCGCCGAGCGCGATACGCGGCAGAATCAGAACCAGCGAATGCGGCGCGGTGAGCCGCAACTCGGGCCGGACTGGTGATTGCGCTCGCTCTGGTGGCCGCGCTGGCGTTCCAGGACACCAACACGACCCTGACGCCGCAGATCCGCGCGATGGTGGACAGGATGCCGCTCCCCCGCCCGGGGGAACCGTCGATCAGCGTCAAGTTTTCGCGCGATACGGTGTGGGTCGGCGAGCAGGTCGAATTGATCACTGCAGCGTGGTTTCCGCGCCAGCTTCGCGACCGGCTCAATCATGCGCCATCGATCCGATCACCGCTCCTCGGCGGTGTCTGGATCGCGCGGAACCAGCAGAATCCGGTGCCGGCGGGGACGCGATACATCGGCCACCAAGTCTACGATCTCTTCGTGTCGTACCAGGTGCTTTTCCCGCTCGGGCCCGGACGGATCGATGCGCCGCCTGCGACACTCAACTTCCGGGTGCCGACGTCTGCGTCGTACTTCGCCAAGGAGGTACCGCGAAGTTACGCCTCGGCGGCGGAACATCTGATTGTTCGTGCCGTTCCCGCTGCAGCCAGCGCTTCGCTGGGCGGCGGCCCCACCGCTCTCGCGATGCGCATCACCTGGCGCGCTCCGGTGAGCAGCATACGCGCGGGCGCGCCGACAGTGGTCCAGCTGGTCCTGAGCGGCGCCGGCAATCTGACGCTGTGGCCCGCGCCACAGGTGAAATGGCCGCCCGGCCTGCACATCTATCCCGAAGCGACGACCGAAAGCCGGACGCCCGATCGTGGCACCATCGCCGGGGAAAAGCAGTTCCGGTACACCGTCGTCGCCGACAGCGCCGGTGTGCTGACGCTCCCTGCAGTGAGCTATCAGTATTTCGATCCCGGTGCCGTCGAAACGCGATCAATCGCGGCGTCGCCGCTCACCTTGCCCGTCGTCCCCGCGGCATCGGCAACGTCCGACCGGCAACCGCCGCTGCTGGGCAGCGATTCCGACCGCCCGGTCGCCACCGTGGTGGTGCGATCGTTCTGGCCGGTACTGCTATTCGTGGCAGTGGCGCCCTGGCTCGTTGTGCTGATCCGGCGCAGGCGTCGGGTACTGCCAACGATCGCGAGCGCGCCTGCTGGTGGCGACCCCGAAGCGACGCTCCGCGCTGTACTCGGTACGCCACTCGATGCCGGGCCGGAACATGTTGCGGCAGCACTGCGCTCGCGCGGGGTCGGACGAGATGACGCCGAGCAGGTGCGCCGATGGTTGTCGTCCGCAGCACGGAACCGCTACGGTCCGGTGCCGGGGCCGTCGCCAGATCCACCGGCGATCGTGCCGACAATCGTCGCGAGGTTGCGCCGGCGAGCCGTCGCGGTGACGGTCCTGCTGATCGCGCTGGTGGCGGCGAGGCTCCCCGCGCAGGTTGGCGACGGCGTGGCCCGGTATGCCGGTGGCGACTATGCCGGTGCGGCGCGGATCTTCGAGAACGACGTCCGCGCGCACCCCACCGCCGTCGGTGCATGGCGCAATCTCGGTGAAGCGCGCTGGATGGCCGGCGACGATCCCGGTGCGGCAGCGGCCCTCATCGAGGCCCTTCGGCTGGCACCTCGCGACGGCGCGGTGCGGACGGCATGGCAACGCGATACCGCCATTCCCGGCGACGTCCGCGCCCTCGCACCGTCGGTGCCGCTGTCGCGCGACGAGCTGCTGCTGGTGGGTCTGGCGGCTTGGCTCGTCGCGAGCACGGCGATGATTGCCGGGTGGCGGCGCAGCGCCCTTGGCGTCGGACTGATCGGCGTGGCGGCGTTGCTCGTCGCGGCGACCCGAATCCAGGATGAGCATGCCGACCGCGCCCTCGTCCTTGCAACCACCACGATTCACATCTCGCCCCACCCGGCAACCAATGCGCTCGCCGATGTCGCCACCTGGTCGGTGGTCGAGGTGCATCGCCGGGTTCCCAACTGGGTGCTGATCGACACGCAACTGCGAGCGACCGTGGGTCCCGGTGATCGCACCATCGAAGGATGGGTCCCCGCATCCGCGGTCGCCGGAATCGGGCCACTACATTGAAGTCATGCCTGCCGGTACCGCACGCCGCATCGCCATCCTCCCCGACGCCGTCGCGAACCAGATCGCGGCCGGCGAAGTGGTCGAGCGCCCGGCGTCCGCCGCCAAGGAGCTGATCGAGAACGCCCTCGATGCCGGCGCAACGAAGGTCCGGGTCGCGGTCGAAAACGGCGGCAAGACGTTGATCGAAGTTGCCGATGATGGCTGCGGCATGACGCGTGACGAAGCGATTCTCGCGCTCGATCGGCACGCCACCAGCAAGATCCATCAGATCGGCGACCTGGTCGGGATCAGTACCTTCGGCTTTCGCGGCGAGGCCCTTCCGGCCATCGCATCGGTGTCGCGTTGCACCATCGTCTCGTCGACGTCGGACGGCGACGGCACCGAACTGACTGTCTCCGGCGCCCGTCTCGACCAGGTCCGCGACGCTTCGCGCCAGCGCGGTACCACGGTCACGGTGAGGACCCTCTTCTTCAACACACCGGCGCGCCGCAAGTTTCTCCGATCGGCATCGAGCGAATCGCGCGCGATCTGGGATACGGTGTCCACGCTGGCACTGGCGCACCCCGAGGTCGGATTCGACCTCACCCTCGACGGACGAACCCGTCTCGCCGTTCCCGCCGAGCAGACGCCGGACGAGCGGCTCGCCGCGATCTGGGGAGCGGAGCTCGTCGGCACGTTGATCGCGGTCGACTTCGCGGTCGGCAGCGTGCGGGTGCACGGTTTCGCGCAGCGCCCCGCCGACGCGCAACCGACCGGGCGGCGCACACAGCTCTTCGTCAACGGCCGGCCGTTTCGCGATCCATTTCTTGTGCGCGCCGCCGAAGCGGGGTACCGATCAGCGATTCATCCGGGTGACCGCCCGTCGCTCCTTCTCGCGATCGATGTCGATCCCGGTGATGTCGACGTCAACGTGCATCCCGCCAAGCTCGAAGTGCGGTTTCGTGATCGTCTCGGCGTGGAGCGGGCCGCGGAAGAGGCGATCCGCGCCGCGCTCGCTCGGCTCGATGCCTCGGCCGTCCTTGGCGAGACGTCGCTCTCCGCGCCGCGGCCGCTGTGGTATCCGGCCGGACTTGCTGACCGATCGGCGGCGCCAGGCGATCTCTTTGCACCGCTCGACGAGGCGGTCACCCATGCCGCACACCAGCCGGCCGTCATTCCGATGCTGCCGCACCTGCTGCAGCTTGCCGACACCTACATCTGTTACGAGGCGGCCGACGGTCTCGTGATCGTCGACCAGCATTCGGCGCACGAGCGCGTTCTCTACGAGGATGTGCTGCGACGCCTGCAGGGCGACGGGTTGCCCGCGCAGCGGCTCCTCCTGCCGATCACCATCGAGTTGAATGACGAGGAACTCGACGCGGTGTCGGCGCACGCAGAGCTCTTGCGCCGCACCGGATTTGAGATCGAGCCGTTCGGCGGCCGGGCCGTGGCAATCCACGGCGTTCCGAATCCGCATCCTCGCTTCGATGCCGAGAGTTGCTTCCGGGAGCTGATTGCCGATCTCGCGCGCGGCCGCTTCGGAGGATGGGCCAACCGGCTGGAGCGGTTTGCGGCGACGTGGGCGTGCCGCGCCGCGGTCAAGGCGGGGCAGTCGCTCGACGAGCGCAGCATGCGCGAACTGCTCACCGCGCTCTTCACCTGCGATCTGCCGCCGCACGACGTCCATGGCCGGTCGACGATCGTGCAGCTTCCGCTCGACGAACTGGAGCGCCGGTTTGGCCGACGCTGATACGCCGGTCATCGTCGGGCCCACGGGAATCGGAAAGACTGCGGTCGCGCTGGCGCTCGCCGCGTACTGGCCGCTCGAAGTGATCTCGGCCGACTCCCGTCAGGTGTACCGGACGCTCGACGTCGTCACCGCCAAGCCGACGCCCCGCGAGCGGCAACGGGTGCCACACCACCTCATCGACCTGATCCGCCCCGGCGAACGATTCAGTGCGGGACGGTTTGCGGTCGAAGCGGCGGAGGCGATTGGCGACGTTCGCGCCCGGGGACATCTTCCAGTCGTCGTCGGCGGATCGGGGTTGTACGTCAAGGCGCTGGTCGACGGTCTCTTTGCTGAGCCGCCACTCGATCGCCCACGCCGCGACGCGGTGGCAGCGGTCACCAACGCAATGGACCATGCGACGCTGGTGCGCTGGGCGGCGAGGCTCGACCCGGGGCGCGAAATCAGCGGAGGGCGGCACCGCGCCGCGCGAACCATCGAGATCGCGTTGCTCACCGGGCATCCGCTCTCATGGTGGCAGCGAACCGCCGCCGTTGGCGGACAGCTGCGCCCGTGGATCGTTCGCCTCACCGCACCGCGGGCCGTGTTGCATCACCGGATTCAGTCGAGGGCACAGGAAATGATTCGGCGCGGGATGGTGGAGGAGGTCGCAGCAGCACTGGCCGACGGTGCGCCGGTGGGCGGCCCGGGGATGGACGGCGTCGGTGTCCGCGAAGCGGTCGCCGTGCTGCATGGGACGCTCGCGCGCGATCAACTGGCGGACGCGATCGCCACGGCGACTCGTCAGTACGCCAAGCGCCAGGAAACCTGGTTTCGCCACCAGCTCGGCCCCAACGTCCTGACACTTGATGCGGTGCGCCCCCCGGAAGAGGTCGCCGCCGACATCGCCGAAGCATGGAAGGCGGCGGCATGAAGATCGGCATCACCTGCTATCCGACCTACGGCGGATCCGGCGCCGTCGCGACCGAACTCGGTCTCGACCTGGCGCGGCGCGGTCACGAGGTCCATTTCATCACTTACCAGTCGCCGTTCCGGCTCCGAGGCTACACCAAGCACGTCTACTTTCACGAGGTCGATACCTCGATGTCGAGGTATCCGCTCTTCGAGCACTACCCGTACGAGCTGGCGCTTGCGTCGCGGCAGTACGAGATCGCCGTCCAGGAAGAACTCGATCTGCTGCACGTCCATTACGCTATTCCGCACGCGACCACGGCGTTCCTGGCGCGCGAGATGCTCCGGGCCTCGCATCCGATCAAGGTGATCACCACGCTTCACGGCACCGACATCACGCTCGTCGGCCAGGAGGCGTCGTTCTACGCGATCTCGAAGTTCTCCATCGAGAAATCCGACGGCGTGACCGCGGTGTCGCGGTTCCTGCGCGACGAGACCTACCGCGCCTTCGGCTGCGTGCAATGCGAACTCGCCGTGATCCCGAACTTCGTCAACCTGAGCGAATACCGCCCCGACATCGCCACGGCGCGCGAGTCGCTGGTGCCCAACGGGAACCGGCTGCTGGTGCACGTCTCGAATTTCCGGGAAGTGAAGCGTGTCAAGGACGTGGTGCGGATCTTCGCCCGGCTTCGCCGCGCCATGCCGGCGACGTTGATGCTCGTCGGCGACGGTCCCGATCGCAACGATGCCGAGCAGGAGGCGCGCGACCTCGGCGTGAGCGATGACGTCCTCTTTCTCGGCAGGCTCGACAGTGTCGCACCGCTGCTCGCGGCCGCTGATCTCTTCATCCTGCCGTCGCAGACCGAGTCGTTCGGTCTCGCGGCGCTCGAATCGATGGCGTGCGGTACACCGGTGCTCGCGTCGCGCGTGGGAGGAATTCCCGAGGTGATTACCGACGACGTGGAAGGATTGCTCGAGCCGGTCGGCTCGGTCGAAGCGATGGCCCGCCGTGCGATCGATCTCCTCCGTGACACGCCGCGTTATGCGCGGATGCGCGACGCAGCGCTTGCACGCGCCCGCGAATTCGGGACCGACGCCGTGGTGCCGCAGTACGAAGCGTACTATCAGCAGATCCTCAACCGCCGATGATTCTTCCCGCACTCGTTGTCGCGGCGATCCTCGGACTGGTCGAGGGGATCACCGAGTTCCTGCCGGTGTCGTCGACGGGGCACCTCATCGTCGCGGGCTCGCTCCTGTCGTTCACCGGCGAACGCGCGGCCACGTTCGAGATCGTGATCCAGGTCGGCGCGATCTTCGCCGTGATCTGGCATTACCGCGCGCTTCTCGGCGAGCTGTTGATGCGATGGTTCCAGTCGCCGGCAGAGCGACGCCTCGGTGGCAGCATTGTCGTGGCGTTTCTTCCGGCGGCGCTGGTCGGCCTCGGGATGCATCGCTGGATCAAGTTGCACCTCTTCACCCCGGTCACCGTTGCCGGCGCATTCATCGTCGGCGGCATCGTGATCCTCATCCTCGAGTGGCGCCGGCCGGCGGTCTCGACCGATCAGGTGCACGGGATCTCCACCAAGCAGGCGCTGGGGATCGGCTGCGCCCAGGTGCTGGCGCTCTTTCCGGGGACGTCGCGCTCCGCGGCGACGATTCTCGGCGGATACGCGCTCGGTCTCTCCCGCGCCGCGGCGACGGAGTTCTCCTTCCTTCTCGCCATCCCGACGCTGATCGCCGCCGCCGGCTACGACATCTTCAAGAGCCGACACCTCTTCACCGCAGCAGATATTCCGATGTTCGCTGTCGGCATCGGCGTGTCGTTCGTCGCCGCGCTCTTCGTCATTCGCGGCTTCCTTCGCTACGTCCAGCGTCATTCGTTCACCGTCTTTGCCTGGTATCGCATCGCGTTCGGTGTACTGATCCTGGGACTTGCCGCGCTGCATCTCCTCCGGATGGATGCCACCTGAGCTGATCCGGGCAGCGGAGCTGCCGAGCACAATGGAGGCGGCTCACAGCCTGGCGCAGGAGGGCGCGGCGCATGGTACGGCCGTCGTGGCGGCGCGCCAGACTGCCGGGCGTGGCACTCGCGGCCGGAACTGGTCGTCAGAACCCGGTGGCCTCTGGCTTTCGGTCGTGGCGCGCCCCGCGCGCGCCGATGCGCTCGAGGCACTGTCGCTTCGCATCGGTCTCGCGCTCGCGCTCGCCCTCGAGGCTGCGTCGCCGGCGCTCCCTCGGCTCGATCTCAAGTGGCCGAATGACATCGTCGTCGACCGTCGCAAGCTGGCCGGCATACTCTGCGAAGCACGCTGGGCAGCGGGGAAGTGCCAGTGGGTCGTGGTCGGCTTCGGCCTCAACGTCCGCAACCCTATTCCCGATGACTTGAAGGAAATGGCGGTCTCGCTGTCGACCTGGGATCCTCGCGCCGATCCGGCCGAGCTCGCCGCTCCGGTCGCCGGCGCGATTGCGCTGGCGGCGCGCGAAGCGGGACCACTCACGCCAGCCGAACTGGCGGCGTTCGCGCTGCGTGATGCACTGGCCGGCGCGCGGGTCACCGAGCCGGTGGTCGGCACCGCGGCCGGGATCACCCCGCTCGGCGCGTTGCAGGTCCGGACTGACGTCGGCACGATGACCGAGGTCATCGCCGGGGTGGTGATGAGCCCAAAGTGACGCGAGATTCCTGACATGCTCCTCGTGATCGACGTCGGCAACACCGAGACGACGTCCGGCCTGTTCGACGGCGACGAACTCCTGGCGCGCTGGCGGCTCACCAGCGGGGTCGAGCGCACGCCCGACGAATGGGCCCTCGCGCTCGAAGCGCTCATCGTCCGCGCAGGCCACTCGCCGGCCGAGATCCGCGCGTCGTGCGTCGCGTCGGTGGTGCCGCATGTGACGCAACCGCTCCTTGACGCACTCCGCGATGCCGTGCACCCCAACATCGGTCTCGTCGAGCCACGCGCCGCCTTGCCGCTCACCCTCGATGTCGACGAGCCGCTGGCGGTCGGTGCCGACCGGATCGCCAACGCCCTTGGCGCACTCGATCGCTTCCCCGGCGACAGCGTCGTCGTCGGATTCGGTACGGCAACGACATTCAACTGCATCACCGCCGACCGCCGCTTCATCGGCGGGTCGATCATGCCGGGCGTGAGAACCTCCGCCGATCAGTTGATCCGGAAAGCCGCGCGTCTCGGCGCCACCGAGCTCGTGGCGCCATCGCGAGCGATCGCGCGGAACACCGAAGACAACATCCGCGCCGGCGTCCTCCTTGGCGCCGCCGATGCGGTGGACGGGATGATCGCACGGATCCGGGCTGAGTGGCCGGGAGCGGGGACACCCCAGGTGATTG
This is a stretch of genomic DNA from Gemmatimonadales bacterium. It encodes these proteins:
- the mutL gene encoding DNA mismatch repair endonuclease MutL, whose protein sequence is MPAGTARRIAILPDAVANQIAAGEVVERPASAAKELIENALDAGATKVRVAVENGGKTLIEVADDGCGMTRDEAILALDRHATSKIHQIGDLVGISTFGFRGEALPAIASVSRCTIVSSTSDGDGTELTVSGARLDQVRDASRQRGTTVTVRTLFFNTPARRKFLRSASSESRAIWDTVSTLALAHPEVGFDLTLDGRTRLAVPAEQTPDERLAAIWGAELVGTLIAVDFAVGSVRVHGFAQRPADAQPTGRRTQLFVNGRPFRDPFLVRAAEAGYRSAIHPGDRPSLLLAIDVDPGDVDVNVHPAKLEVRFRDRLGVERAAEEAIRAALARLDASAVLGETSLSAPRPLWYPAGLADRSAAPGDLFAPLDEAVTHAAHQPAVIPMLPHLLQLADTYICYEAADGLVIVDQHSAHERVLYEDVLRRLQGDGLPAQRLLLPITIELNDEELDAVSAHAELLRRTGFEIEPFGGRAVAIHGVPNPHPRFDAESCFRELIADLARGRFGGWANRLERFAATWACRAAVKAGQSLDERSMRELLTALFTCDLPPHDVHGRSTIVQLPLDELERRFGRR
- the miaA gene encoding tRNA (adenosine(37)-N6)-dimethylallyltransferase MiaA; translated protein: MADADTPVIVGPTGIGKTAVALALAAYWPLEVISADSRQVYRTLDVVTAKPTPRERQRVPHHLIDLIRPGERFSAGRFAVEAAEAIGDVRARGHLPVVVGGSGLYVKALVDGLFAEPPLDRPRRDAVAAVTNAMDHATLVRWAARLDPGREISGGRHRAARTIEIALLTGHPLSWWQRTAAVGGQLRPWIVRLTAPRAVLHHRIQSRAQEMIRRGMVEEVAAALADGAPVGGPGMDGVGVREAVAVLHGTLARDQLADAIATATRQYAKRQETWFRHQLGPNVLTLDAVRPPEEVAADIAEAWKAAA
- the bshA gene encoding N-acetyl-alpha-D-glucosaminyl L-malate synthase BshA; translated protein: MKIGITCYPTYGGSGAVATELGLDLARRGHEVHFITYQSPFRLRGYTKHVYFHEVDTSMSRYPLFEHYPYELALASRQYEIAVQEELDLLHVHYAIPHATTAFLAREMLRASHPIKVITTLHGTDITLVGQEASFYAISKFSIEKSDGVTAVSRFLRDETYRAFGCVQCELAVIPNFVNLSEYRPDIATARESLVPNGNRLLVHVSNFREVKRVKDVVRIFARLRRAMPATLMLVGDGPDRNDAEQEARDLGVSDDVLFLGRLDSVAPLLAAADLFILPSQTESFGLAALESMACGTPVLASRVGGIPEVITDDVEGLLEPVGSVEAMARRAIDLLRDTPRYARMRDAALARAREFGTDAVVPQYEAYYQQILNRR
- a CDS encoding undecaprenyl-diphosphate phosphatase encodes the protein MILPALVVAAILGLVEGITEFLPVSSTGHLIVAGSLLSFTGERAATFEIVIQVGAIFAVIWHYRALLGELLMRWFQSPAERRLGGSIVVAFLPAALVGLGMHRWIKLHLFTPVTVAGAFIVGGIVILILEWRRPAVSTDQVHGISTKQALGIGCAQVLALFPGTSRSAATILGGYALGLSRAAATEFSFLLAIPTLIAAAGYDIFKSRHLFTAADIPMFAVGIGVSFVAALFVIRGFLRYVQRHSFTVFAWYRIAFGVLILGLAALHLLRMDAT
- a CDS encoding biotin--[acetyl-CoA-carboxylase] ligase translates to MPPELIRAAELPSTMEAAHSLAQEGAAHGTAVVAARQTAGRGTRGRNWSSEPGGLWLSVVARPARADALEALSLRIGLALALALEAASPALPRLDLKWPNDIVVDRRKLAGILCEARWAAGKCQWVVVGFGLNVRNPIPDDLKEMAVSLSTWDPRADPAELAAPVAGAIALAAREAGPLTPAELAAFALRDALAGARVTEPVVGTAAGITPLGALQVRTDVGTMTEVIAGVVMSPK
- a CDS encoding type III pantothenate kinase; this encodes MLLVIDVGNTETTSGLFDGDELLARWRLTSGVERTPDEWALALEALIVRAGHSPAEIRASCVASVVPHVTQPLLDALRDAVHPNIGLVEPRAALPLTLDVDEPLAVGADRIANALGALDRFPGDSVVVGFGTATTFNCITADRRFIGGSIMPGVRTSADQLIRKAARLGATELVAPSRAIARNTEDNIRAGVLLGAADAVDGMIARIRAEWPGAGTPQVIATGGLATLIAPLTRSIAQVDPDLTLHGLRVAAQAMHLLG